A genomic region of Sarcophilus harrisii chromosome 6, mSarHar1.11, whole genome shotgun sequence contains the following coding sequences:
- the LOC100926076 gene encoding olfactory receptor 5M8-like isoform X2: MINQSIRIYEFILLGLTHRLELQVLFFVLFLIIYIITVVGNLGMMVLVRITPRLHTPMYFFLSHLSFADLCFSSNVSPKMLETFIVKKTTITYSACLVQCYLFIALVHVEIYILAVMAFDRYMAICNPLLYGSKMSPTVCSSLISVPYVYGSLTGLMETMWTYSLSFCGPNEINHFYCADPPLIKLACSSTYNKETSMFVVAGFNLTFSLLIILISYLYIFPAIFRLRSADSRRKAFSTCGSHLTAVTIFYATLFFMYLTPPSEKSVERGKMVAVFYTTVIPMLNPMIYSLRNKDVKEALSKELFKKELSK, translated from the exons atgattaatcaatcaatcagaatCTATGAA TTTATTCTCCTAGGACTGACCCATCGCCTGGAACTTCAGGTCTTATTCTTTGTCCTCTTTCTAATCATCTACATCATCACTGTGGTGGGGAACCTGGGGATGATGGTGCTAGTGAGAATCACTCCCCGGCTTCACACACCCATGTACTTTTTCCTGAGTCACTTATCTTTTGCGGACCTCTGTTTCTCTTCCAATGTAAGTCCAAAAATGCTGGAGACTTTCATAGTGAAAAAGACCACCATCACCTACTCAGCCTGCTTGGTGCAGTGTTACCTTTTCATTGCTTTGGTCCATGTGGAAATCTACATCCTGGCTGTGATGGCTTTTGATCGCTACATGGCCATCTGCAATCCTCTGCTCTATGGCAGTAAGATGTCCCCAACTGTCTGCTCCTCTCTCATCTCAGTGCCTTATGTCTATGGCTCCCTCACAGGCCTCATGGAGACCATGTGGACCTATAGCTTATCATTCTGTGGCCCCAATGAGATTAATCATTTCTACTGTGCTGACCCTCCTCTCATCAAATTAGCTTGTTCTAGTACTTACAACAAAGAAACATCAATGTTTGTTGTTGCTGGGTTTAACCTCACCTTTTCCCTGCTCATCATTCTCATCTCCTATCTGTACATTTTCCCAGCAATCTTCAGGCTTCGCTCTGCAGACAGCAGACGTAAGGCCTTCTCTACCTGTGGGTCTCACCTGACAGCTGTCACTATATTTTATGCAACTCTCTTCTTCATGTACCTAACACCACCCTCTGAGAAATCTGTGGAACGAGGGAAAATGGTAGCTGTGTTTTATACCACAGTGATCCCCATGTTGAACCCTATGATTTATAGTTTAAGGAACAAAGATGTTAAAGAAGCCTTAAGCAAAGAACTCTTCAAAAAAGAACTTTCCAAATAA
- the LOC100926076 gene encoding olfactory receptor 5M8-like isoform X1, with protein sequence MTKNVTTNPQFILLGLTHRLELQVLFFVLFLIIYIITVVGNLGMMVLVRITPRLHTPMYFFLSHLSFADLCFSSNVSPKMLETFIVKKTTITYSACLVQCYLFIALVHVEIYILAVMAFDRYMAICNPLLYGSKMSPTVCSSLISVPYVYGSLTGLMETMWTYSLSFCGPNEINHFYCADPPLIKLACSSTYNKETSMFVVAGFNLTFSLLIILISYLYIFPAIFRLRSADSRRKAFSTCGSHLTAVTIFYATLFFMYLTPPSEKSVERGKMVAVFYTTVIPMLNPMIYSLRNKDVKEALSKELFKKELSK encoded by the coding sequence ATGACTAAGAATGTCACAACAAATCCCCAGTTTATTCTCCTAGGACTGACCCATCGCCTGGAACTTCAGGTCTTATTCTTTGTCCTCTTTCTAATCATCTACATCATCACTGTGGTGGGGAACCTGGGGATGATGGTGCTAGTGAGAATCACTCCCCGGCTTCACACACCCATGTACTTTTTCCTGAGTCACTTATCTTTTGCGGACCTCTGTTTCTCTTCCAATGTAAGTCCAAAAATGCTGGAGACTTTCATAGTGAAAAAGACCACCATCACCTACTCAGCCTGCTTGGTGCAGTGTTACCTTTTCATTGCTTTGGTCCATGTGGAAATCTACATCCTGGCTGTGATGGCTTTTGATCGCTACATGGCCATCTGCAATCCTCTGCTCTATGGCAGTAAGATGTCCCCAACTGTCTGCTCCTCTCTCATCTCAGTGCCTTATGTCTATGGCTCCCTCACAGGCCTCATGGAGACCATGTGGACCTATAGCTTATCATTCTGTGGCCCCAATGAGATTAATCATTTCTACTGTGCTGACCCTCCTCTCATCAAATTAGCTTGTTCTAGTACTTACAACAAAGAAACATCAATGTTTGTTGTTGCTGGGTTTAACCTCACCTTTTCCCTGCTCATCATTCTCATCTCCTATCTGTACATTTTCCCAGCAATCTTCAGGCTTCGCTCTGCAGACAGCAGACGTAAGGCCTTCTCTACCTGTGGGTCTCACCTGACAGCTGTCACTATATTTTATGCAACTCTCTTCTTCATGTACCTAACACCACCCTCTGAGAAATCTGTGGAACGAGGGAAAATGGTAGCTGTGTTTTATACCACAGTGATCCCCATGTTGAACCCTATGATTTATAGTTTAAGGAACAAAGATGTTAAAGAAGCCTTAAGCAAAGAACTCTTCAAAAAAGAACTTTCCAAATAA